In Flagellatimonas centrodinii, a single window of DNA contains:
- a CDS encoding amidase yields MTQHAFRDDALGDDDAVGLAARIASGEISAAEACEAAIARAEGMAALNAIAHPDFEGARRVATRPVQGVFAGVPTFIKDNVDVAGLPTGHGSAAVTPRPAKGDGPYVRQYRAQGFVNLGKSRLPEFGFNAATEFADGTPPTRNPWAPDYSPGASSGGAAALVASGVVPIAHANDGGGSIRIPAACCGLVGLKPTRGRHVDDTAARGLPINIISEGVVTRSVRDTAHFLAGMERTWRHRKLPPVGLVEGPGRAGLRIAMVIDSITGTATDGPTRAAVEHSARLLADQGHHIEAIAAPVPDSFPDDFTLYWGFLAFMLSRFGRQVLAPGFDARRIDPLSRGLAEHFARHKWRFPGTLLRLRRARAQYAETFRQRRFDVVLSPVLAHTPPRIGYLTPAQPFESLIERLRRYVAFTPLNNVAGSPAISLPMGWSAEGVPIGIQLQGAHGAERTLLELAYGLEAAQPFRRIQST; encoded by the coding sequence ATGACCCAACACGCCTTTCGCGATGACGCCCTGGGCGACGACGATGCAGTCGGGCTGGCCGCCCGGATCGCATCCGGCGAGATTTCCGCGGCTGAAGCCTGCGAGGCGGCCATCGCGCGCGCCGAGGGTATGGCTGCGCTGAACGCCATTGCCCATCCAGATTTCGAAGGCGCCCGGCGGGTGGCGACCCGGCCGGTGCAGGGCGTCTTTGCCGGCGTGCCGACTTTCATCAAGGACAACGTGGATGTTGCTGGTTTGCCGACCGGCCATGGGTCGGCTGCAGTGACGCCGCGACCGGCCAAGGGCGATGGCCCCTACGTGCGGCAGTATCGGGCGCAGGGCTTCGTCAATCTCGGCAAGAGCCGGTTGCCGGAATTCGGCTTCAACGCCGCCACCGAGTTTGCTGACGGCACGCCGCCCACCCGCAACCCCTGGGCCCCCGACTACTCGCCGGGCGCCTCGTCCGGTGGTGCCGCGGCATTGGTGGCGTCCGGCGTGGTGCCGATCGCCCATGCCAATGACGGCGGCGGCTCCATCCGCATCCCCGCCGCCTGCTGTGGCCTGGTAGGCCTGAAGCCGACACGCGGACGCCACGTCGACGACACCGCTGCACGCGGCCTGCCCATCAACATCATCTCGGAAGGGGTGGTGACCCGCAGCGTGCGCGACACCGCCCACTTCCTCGCTGGCATGGAGCGCACCTGGCGCCACCGCAAGCTGCCGCCGGTGGGTCTGGTGGAAGGGCCGGGGCGGGCCGGCCTGCGCATCGCCATGGTGATCGACTCCATCACCGGCACTGCCACCGATGGCCCCACCCGCGCCGCGGTGGAACACTCCGCGCGCCTGCTGGCCGACCAGGGCCACCATATCGAAGCCATCGCGGCGCCGGTGCCGGACAGCTTCCCCGACGATTTCACGCTGTACTGGGGCTTTCTCGCCTTCATGCTGTCGCGCTTCGGCCGGCAGGTACTGGCTCCCGGTTTCGACGCCCGCCGTATCGACCCGCTCAGCCGCGGGCTGGCGGAACACTTCGCCCGCCACAAGTGGCGCTTCCCCGGCACCCTGCTGCGCCTGCGCAGGGCGCGCGCGCAATATGCCGAGACCTTCCGCCAGCGCCGTTTCGACGTCGTGCTCAGCCCGGTGCTGGCGCACACTCCGCCGCGCATCGGTTACCTGACGCCGGCGCAGCCCTTCGAGTCGCTCATCGAGCGCCTCCGCCGTTATGTCGCCTTCACCCCGCTCAACAACGTGGCCGGCAGCCCCGCCATCTCCTTGCCGATGGGCTGGAGTGCCGAGGGCGTGCCCATCGGCATCCAGTTGCAGGGCGCGCACGGCGCCGAGCGCACCCTGCTGGAACTCGCCTACGGCCTGGAAGCGGCGCAGCCGTTCCGGCGCATTCAAAGCACCTGA
- a CDS encoding SRPBCC family protein produces the protein MNDFGVITAPDTVHITRRLPGPIERVWAYLTESDKRAQWLASGPMDLRPGGAIALTFNNSELTGNDGTPPPKYAAHACQAEMTAEVLECDPPHLLRQSWGKTSEVCFTLRVEGDQVVLEVLHTRLPDRDNMLSVSAGWHAHLEILIARLKGETPPGFWPLHTQLEAAYDQRLPQAP, from the coding sequence ATGAACGACTTCGGCGTCATCACCGCCCCCGACACCGTACACATCACCCGTCGCCTGCCCGGCCCCATCGAGCGGGTCTGGGCCTACCTGACGGAATCCGACAAGCGCGCCCAATGGCTCGCCAGCGGCCCCATGGACCTGCGGCCGGGTGGCGCCATCGCCCTCACCTTCAACAATTCCGAACTCACCGGCAACGACGGCACACCGCCGCCGAAATATGCGGCCCATGCCTGCCAGGCCGAAATGACCGCCGAGGTGCTGGAATGCGATCCGCCGCACCTGCTGCGGCAGAGCTGGGGCAAGACCTCGGAGGTCTGCTTCACCTTGAGGGTAGAGGGTGATCAGGTGGTGCTGGAGGTGCTCCACACACGGCTGCCCGACCGCGACAACATGCTCAGCGTTTCGGCCGGCTGGCATGCGCATCTGGAGATTCTCATCGCCCGTCTCAAGGGCGAGACGCCACCGGGCTTCTGGCCGCTGCACACCCAGTTGGAAGCCGCTTATGACCAGCGGCTTCCGCAGGCACCCTGA
- a CDS encoding ArsR/SmtB family transcription factor, with amino-acid sequence MVNHSDPQLDCLFHALADPTRRHMLQRLAQTPQTVSALAEPFAMSLAAASKHIKVLERAGLVQREVQGRTHTCRLDAHPLHGGLEWIRHYERFWTDRLDTLEALLQAEDRDAAAPRRSIRKPPRKPKRSTP; translated from the coding sequence ATGGTTAATCATTCAGACCCTCAGCTCGACTGCCTGTTCCACGCCCTGGCCGACCCGACGCGGCGACACATGCTGCAGCGCCTGGCGCAGACACCGCAGACGGTGAGCGCGCTGGCAGAGCCCTTCGCGATGTCGCTGGCAGCCGCCTCCAAGCACATCAAGGTGCTGGAGCGCGCCGGCCTGGTGCAGCGCGAGGTGCAGGGCCGCACCCATACCTGTCGCCTCGATGCCCACCCGCTGCATGGCGGGCTGGAGTGGATCCGCCACTACGAGCGCTTCTGGACCGACCGCCTCGACACCCTCGAAGCCCTGCTGCAGGCAGAGGACCGCGATGCAGCAGCGCCACGCCGATCAATCCGCAAACCCCCTCGCAAACCCAAAAGGAGTACTCCATGA
- a CDS encoding NAD(P)H-dependent oxidoreductase: protein MPKQITVILGHPDATSFCGAIADHYVASARAAGHEVRLFRLGEIAFDPVLRHGYTQRQTLEPGLEAVRDAIDWAQHLVFVYPIWWGAMPAILKGMFDRLFLPGFAFKYREGSSWWDRLLSGRSAHAITTMDTPPWYFRLVYTMPGHHQMRKTILEFCGIKPVRITSFGPVRHASAAKRTQWLAAVARAAARD, encoded by the coding sequence ATGCCCAAGCAGATCACCGTCATCCTCGGCCACCCGGATGCCACCAGCTTCTGTGGCGCCATCGCGGATCACTATGTGGCGTCGGCACGCGCGGCGGGCCATGAGGTACGGCTGTTCCGGCTGGGCGAGATCGCGTTCGATCCGGTGTTGCGTCATGGCTACACACAGCGGCAAACGCTGGAACCGGGGCTGGAGGCGGTTCGCGACGCCATCGACTGGGCGCAGCATCTGGTGTTCGTCTATCCGATCTGGTGGGGTGCGATGCCGGCGATCCTGAAGGGCATGTTCGACCGCCTGTTTCTGCCCGGCTTCGCTTTCAAGTACCGCGAGGGATCGTCGTGGTGGGACCGGCTCCTGAGCGGCCGCAGTGCCCACGCCATCACCACCATGGACACCCCGCCGTGGTATTTCCGGCTGGTCTACACGATGCCGGGTCATCACCAGATGCGAAAGACCATTCTCGAGTTCTGCGGAATCAAACCGGTGCGAATCACCTCCTTCGGCCCGGTGCGTCACGCCTCGGCGGCCAAGCGAACGCAATGGCTGGCGGCGGTGGCGCGCGCTGCGGCGCGGGACTGA
- a CDS encoding RNA polymerase sigma factor, whose protein sequence is MNTRRPDPEDSGAAPSPAEGQAEAPVCHSEQVANLVREHNQSLHAFLMTRVGDPHEAREVAQEAYVRMLQLDRPGAVGYLRGYLFKTAANIAIDRARERNNRARLLRNECMEDQQDELSPDRYALGQEEVETLRQALAELPEKLRRSFLLRHVDGLNAPSIGELLGVSARMVHVYLTRAGMYCQLRIQGYSPKVAREAIHGVR, encoded by the coding sequence GTGAACACCCGCCGCCCCGACCCCGAGGATTCCGGCGCCGCCCCGTCCCCCGCGGAGGGGCAGGCTGAGGCCCCGGTGTGTCACAGCGAGCAGGTCGCCAACCTGGTGCGCGAGCACAATCAGTCGCTGCACGCCTTCCTGATGACCCGCGTGGGTGATCCGCACGAGGCCCGCGAAGTGGCACAGGAAGCCTACGTCCGCATGCTGCAACTCGACCGCCCCGGCGCCGTCGGCTACCTCCGCGGCTATCTGTTCAAGACCGCCGCCAACATCGCCATCGACCGTGCCCGCGAGCGCAACAACCGCGCCCGCCTGCTGCGCAATGAATGCATGGAAGACCAGCAGGACGAACTCTCACCCGATCGTTACGCACTCGGGCAGGAGGAGGTCGAGACCCTGCGCCAGGCCCTGGCCGAGCTGCCCGAGAAGCTGCGCCGCAGCTTCCTGCTGCGCCATGTCGACGGCCTCAACGCCCCCTCCATCGGTGAGCTGCTGGGGGTCAGCGCCCGCATGGTGCACGTCTATCTCACCCGCGCCGGCATGTACTGTCAGTTGCGCATCCAGGGGTATTCCCCCAAGGTTGCACGGGAGGCCATCCATGGCGTCCGCTGA
- a CDS encoding FecR family protein codes for MASAEHLSTEERARLTRAWDWVLRLRGEAPSQDELNDWLVWYESDPRNKQAFDQASAIASQAPAVAKDLRGALAPSSWRQPAATSERRRQRRRRAWLGAALAAGLGVVALQFGLELQRPMQGLWQTLVAYTQPAATPPMKRTVLPDGSQVDVATQSSVQLQYTDTARLLTMADGIAYFTVAHNKDRPFIVRAGNFYVRAVGTAFNVRHAGGRMVVTVTEGTVDVYPVTPQREPAAPPPADALRVEAGREVVWANPDETPAVAAVDPSRALAWREGRLEYLNEPLASAIADINRYASRTILIRDPAVGRLVFSGAVLTDSADVWVQSLPSLFPVDLYTDVNGNIVLVSRKSSNG; via the coding sequence ATGGCGTCCGCTGAGCATCTTTCCACTGAGGAACGGGCGCGCCTCACCCGCGCCTGGGATTGGGTGCTGCGCCTGCGCGGCGAAGCGCCCAGCCAGGACGAGCTCAACGACTGGCTGGTCTGGTACGAGTCCGACCCCCGCAACAAGCAGGCCTTCGATCAGGCCAGCGCCATCGCCAGCCAGGCACCCGCCGTGGCGAAGGACTTGCGCGGGGCCCTGGCACCGTCCTCCTGGCGCCAGCCTGCGGCCACCAGCGAACGACGGCGTCAGCGTCGTCGGCGCGCCTGGCTGGGGGCGGCGCTTGCTGCCGGCCTGGGGGTGGTCGCCCTGCAGTTCGGTCTGGAGCTGCAGCGGCCGATGCAAGGGCTCTGGCAGACCCTGGTGGCCTATACCCAGCCCGCCGCAACGCCGCCGATGAAGCGCACCGTGTTGCCCGACGGCTCGCAGGTGGACGTGGCCACCCAGTCCTCGGTGCAACTGCAGTACACCGACACCGCGCGCCTGCTGACCATGGCCGACGGCATTGCCTACTTCACCGTCGCACACAATAAGGACCGCCCCTTCATCGTGCGGGCCGGCAACTTCTATGTGCGTGCCGTCGGCACCGCCTTCAATGTCCGCCATGCGGGCGGCCGCATGGTGGTCACCGTCACCGAAGGCACGGTCGATGTGTATCCCGTCACGCCGCAGCGCGAACCCGCAGCGCCGCCGCCCGCGGATGCCTTGCGGGTCGAGGCGGGCAGGGAAGTGGTCTGGGCCAACCCCGACGAGACACCCGCAGTGGCCGCGGTCGATCCGTCACGCGCATTGGCCTGGCGAGAAGGCCGCCTTGAGTATCTGAACGAACCGCTGGCCTCGGCCATCGCCGATATCAACCGCTACGCCAGTCGCACCATCCTCATTCGCGATCCCGCCGTGGGCCGCCTGGTGTTCTCCGGCGCCGTGCTCACCGATTCCGCCGATGTCTGGGTGCAGTCCCTTCCGTCGCTGTTTCCGGTGGATCTATACACCGATGTCAACGGCAACATCGTGCTGGTGTCCCGCAAAAGTTCAAACGGCTGA
- a CDS encoding TonB-dependent receptor plug domain-containing protein translates to MASEHRHSFRMGVRHVFGVLLLGLSAVVGAQSPTETPQWTSADASASTLLQQTFEFDVPAQKVSTAIIDIARQANVQALMAGNVLDEYQADGLQQELSLADALDRVLAGTPYAYRQTGRNAIMVGLPEALAAVPEDPKSQAVPAGGSAGAAAEAGLAIGSVDQARRAGVEEIIVTGQKKAERLQDVPIAISAFSMEQLDAQKIEGGFDLLKAIPNVTFSKTNFSGYNFQIRGIGTQAVSATTDPGVAVSFNNTTLIVNRLFEQEYLDIERVEVLRGPQGTLYGRNATSGVINVISNKAKVNEFEAEIKGELGNYNAQRLRGHVNVPLVDDTLAMRVAYAMTDREGYGTNLAALDPNANADVSEDVDGRDLWTGRLSLGWEPTDTLRVNLMWERFEEDDNRVRTSKQLCHRDDSPTEIMGVPVNAPSVQAATYSQGCKGGSLYSADAYGTPNGESLPYISGIYWAQALSAVGQFVTDAPRKWYSPFGAGPSLYTVPDGNGQYPIFQNWMGPFDDPDSAPCSAVTDTFGVTYTLDLCQPDPYGNQVQSNDLRSIYSLIEPAYQANADIFDLSFDFQWNDHLTLSSQTVYAKDEYWATQDYNRFSTFPIWNGAGASNACAVNEQSIFGFTIYGANCSDDPDNGRGTHLPLTDSDGDGLIDQGVMFGGVEDHGYTVDDNGQVRDAEGRRVGYYRHMLNNGGANVFCDPQLGCSDKLIAQDLSQSTSTQWNQELRLISSYDGPVNFSLGANYTRFETVNDYFVFSNAFTHLLQLWPFNEPMSPCPAGSQDGSSCRYVDPNPLASIDGEGHNYFRSANPYQLDSAAMFGELYWNVTDTLKLTVGARMNWDRKVFSPVPSQLLLSDYRQLTFVEDGDPPPVASVCGINPPWCSFSGSAINGQGSPALPDIIQEWTEPTGRLVVDWKPDLATRLGWSWLDESLLYASVARGYKGGGANPPTVSPPSGLLLQQASGAAVPPTFKPEYINALEVGAKNQSLGGAMTLNVGAFYYDYRDYQISKIVDRTAVNENVDATVWGLELEATVAPTSNTLFNASVGYLRTRVGDGEQSIDLMDRAQGGDQVFRTSIPNPDYNPDLQPGDPGYVDGLNGSAEQFIAYDHWTVVKPWVVAASNCVMPTELIAADFAQANMFNGVSAIGAINMCPVGGILGETDGSMGQIPYFEDGELIWNPLARSGGGTGIHPEHDGRVFRWALDAPNGGAGFFADLSGNELPNAPRFTVSLGAQHTLYLPGGWDLTGRVDWYWQDDSYARIYNTEYDQLKAWTNTNVSFWVNQMDWGLRVEVYVKNAFDESPITGTFLNSDDSGLTTNVFTLDPRLVGLSITKRF, encoded by the coding sequence ATGGCCAGCGAACATCGGCATTCGTTCAGAATGGGCGTGCGTCATGTTTTTGGCGTTTTACTTTTGGGACTTTCCGCCGTCGTCGGCGCGCAGAGCCCCACTGAAACACCGCAGTGGACCAGTGCAGATGCCAGTGCATCGACACTGCTACAGCAAACCTTCGAATTCGATGTGCCGGCACAAAAGGTGTCTACGGCCATCATCGATATCGCCCGCCAGGCCAACGTTCAGGCACTGATGGCCGGCAATGTACTGGATGAATACCAGGCCGATGGCCTGCAGCAGGAACTGTCCCTCGCCGATGCCCTCGATCGTGTGCTCGCGGGCACCCCCTACGCCTACCGGCAAACCGGCCGAAACGCCATTATGGTGGGCCTGCCCGAAGCCCTTGCCGCGGTCCCCGAAGACCCAAAATCCCAGGCCGTTCCGGCCGGGGGGAGCGCCGGAGCGGCCGCTGAAGCAGGGCTCGCGATTGGTTCCGTCGACCAGGCCCGCCGGGCTGGTGTCGAAGAAATTATCGTCACCGGCCAGAAAAAGGCCGAGCGGCTGCAGGATGTGCCGATCGCCATCTCGGCCTTCAGCATGGAACAGCTTGATGCTCAGAAGATCGAGGGCGGCTTCGATCTATTGAAGGCCATTCCGAACGTTACCTTCTCAAAAACAAACTTCTCCGGATACAACTTCCAGATTCGCGGTATCGGCACACAAGCCGTATCGGCGACGACGGATCCCGGCGTCGCCGTCTCGTTCAACAACACTACGCTCATCGTCAACCGTCTGTTCGAGCAAGAATACTTGGATATCGAGCGGGTGGAAGTGCTGCGCGGTCCGCAGGGAACGCTGTATGGCCGCAACGCGACCTCCGGCGTCATCAATGTTATCTCGAACAAGGCGAAGGTCAACGAGTTTGAGGCGGAGATCAAAGGCGAACTAGGCAACTACAACGCTCAACGTCTGCGTGGCCATGTCAATGTCCCCTTGGTCGACGATACGCTAGCGATGCGCGTTGCCTATGCAATGACCGATCGCGAAGGCTATGGAACCAACCTTGCCGCACTGGATCCCAATGCGAACGCCGATGTCAGTGAGGACGTCGATGGCCGTGATCTCTGGACCGGCCGTCTCTCTCTGGGCTGGGAGCCGACTGACACCCTGCGCGTGAACCTGATGTGGGAGCGCTTCGAGGAGGACGACAATCGGGTTCGTACCTCAAAACAGCTCTGTCACCGTGATGACAGCCCGACAGAAATCATGGGGGTTCCGGTCAACGCCCCCAGTGTCCAGGCGGCCACCTATTCACAGGGCTGCAAGGGTGGATCGCTCTATTCTGCTGACGCCTACGGAACTCCGAACGGTGAGTCGCTCCCCTATATTTCAGGTATTTATTGGGCACAGGCTTTGTCTGCAGTCGGTCAGTTCGTGACTGACGCACCGCGAAAGTGGTACTCGCCATTTGGGGCGGGTCCGAGTCTCTACACGGTCCCTGACGGTAACGGGCAGTACCCGATCTTCCAAAACTGGATGGGGCCCTTTGACGACCCCGACAGCGCCCCCTGCTCAGCAGTGACCGATACGTTCGGCGTCACCTATACACTGGACCTCTGTCAGCCCGATCCCTATGGAAATCAGGTCCAATCGAACGATCTCCGCAGCATCTACTCCCTGATTGAACCCGCGTACCAAGCGAACGCGGACATTTTTGATCTGTCCTTCGATTTCCAGTGGAACGACCACCTGACACTGTCCTCGCAAACGGTTTATGCCAAGGATGAGTACTGGGCGACACAGGACTACAACCGTTTCAGCACCTTCCCTATCTGGAATGGAGCTGGTGCCAGTAACGCGTGTGCCGTCAACGAACAGTCGATCTTCGGCTTCACGATCTATGGCGCGAACTGCTCAGATGATCCAGACAATGGACGTGGAACCCACCTTCCGCTGACCGATTCCGACGGAGATGGCCTGATCGATCAGGGGGTCATGTTCGGTGGCGTCGAGGATCACGGCTACACCGTGGATGACAATGGCCAGGTCCGCGACGCGGAAGGTCGGCGCGTCGGCTACTACCGTCACATGCTCAACAACGGCGGCGCGAATGTTTTCTGCGATCCGCAGTTGGGGTGCTCAGACAAGTTGATAGCGCAGGATCTCTCCCAGTCAACCAGTACGCAGTGGAATCAGGAGCTGAGGCTGATTTCCAGCTACGACGGACCCGTCAACTTCAGTCTCGGCGCCAACTACACCCGCTTTGAAACGGTCAACGATTACTTCGTCTTCAGCAATGCGTTCACCCATTTGCTGCAGCTCTGGCCATTCAACGAACCCATGAGCCCCTGTCCAGCGGGTAGTCAGGATGGCAGCTCGTGCAGATATGTCGACCCGAACCCCCTCGCCAGCATTGACGGTGAAGGACATAACTATTTCCGCAGTGCCAACCCGTACCAGCTTGATTCGGCGGCAATGTTTGGTGAGTTGTACTGGAACGTGACGGACACACTGAAGCTCACCGTGGGGGCACGGATGAATTGGGACCGTAAGGTCTTCTCACCAGTGCCGAGTCAATTGCTGCTCTCGGACTACAGACAGCTGACATTCGTCGAGGATGGCGACCCGCCACCCGTCGCGTCCGTCTGTGGAATCAATCCACCCTGGTGCTCATTCTCGGGCTCTGCAATCAATGGCCAAGGGTCCCCTGCGCTGCCCGACATCATTCAGGAATGGACTGAGCCGACAGGGCGCCTGGTCGTCGACTGGAAGCCGGACTTGGCGACGCGTCTCGGGTGGTCCTGGCTTGATGAAAGTCTCCTGTATGCCAGCGTTGCACGCGGGTACAAGGGGGGCGGAGCCAACCCGCCCACCGTTTCCCCGCCCAGCGGATTGCTGCTTCAGCAGGCTTCCGGCGCGGCGGTGCCGCCGACCTTCAAGCCTGAGTACATCAACGCCTTGGAGGTCGGCGCCAAGAACCAGTCGCTGGGCGGAGCGATGACCCTCAATGTCGGCGCCTTCTACTATGACTATCGTGACTACCAGATCAGCAAGATCGTTGACAGAACCGCCGTCAACGAGAATGTTGATGCCACGGTCTGGGGTCTTGAGCTGGAGGCGACCGTCGCCCCTACCAGCAACACCCTGTTCAACGCCAGCGTCGGCTATCTGCGCACGCGCGTCGGTGATGGCGAGCAGTCCATCGATTTGATGGACCGGGCGCAAGGGGGCGATCAGGTGTTTCGCACCTCAATCCCCAACCCGGACTACAACCCCGATCTCCAGCCCGGTGATCCGGGGTATGTGGACGGGCTGAACGGTTCAGCCGAGCAGTTCATCGCCTACGACCACTGGACTGTGGTCAAGCCATGGGTTGTGGCTGCCTCCAACTGTGTCATGCCCACCGAGCTGATTGCCGCCGATTTCGCACAGGCCAACATGTTCAACGGAGTTTCGGCCATTGGTGCCATCAACATGTGTCCAGTGGGCGGCATTCTGGGTGAGACCGATGGCTCGATGGGGCAGATCCCGTACTTCGAGGATGGCGAACTCATCTGGAACCCGTTGGCCCGCTCAGGTGGCGGAACGGGGATCCATCCCGAGCACGACGGCCGGGTGTTTCGCTGGGCGCTGGATGCGCCCAATGGAGGCGCCGGCTTCTTTGCGGATCTCAGCGGCAACGAACTACCGAATGCGCCCCGGTTCACCGTGTCGCTGGGCGCCCAGCACACGCTCTACCTGCCGGGGGGCTGGGACCTGACAGGCCGGGTCGACTGGTACTGGCAGGACGATAGCTACGCGCGGATCTACAACACGGAATATGACCAGCTCAAAGCCTGGACCAATACGAACGTCTCGTTCTGGGTGAACCAGATGGACTGGGGTCTGCGTGTGGAGGTGTATGTGAAGAACGCCTTCGACGAATCGCCGATCACCGGCACCTTCCTCAACTCGGATGACTCGGGTTTGACGACCAATGTCTTCACCCTGGACCCGCGACTCGTGGGTCTGTCCATCACCAAGCGCTTCTAA